One genomic window of Providencia hangzhouensis includes the following:
- the tgt gene encoding tRNA guanosine(34) transglycosylase Tgt, with the protein MKYELQTTDGNARRGRLVFERGVVETPAFMPVGTYGTVKGMTPEEVKETGAQILLGNTFHLWLRPGQEIMKLHGDLHDFMQWQGPILTDSGGFQVFSLGAMRKIKEEGVHFRNPINGEKVFLSPEKSMEIQYDLGSDIVMIFDECTPYPADWDYAKTSMEMSLRWAARSRQRFDELNNKNALFGIIQGSVYEDLRDISVKGLVEIGFDGYAVGGLAVGEPKEDMHRILEHVCPQIPADKPRYLMGVGKPEDLVEGVRRGIDMFDCVMPTRNARNGHLFVTNGVVKIRNAKYKSDTSTLDADCDCYTCRHYSRAYLHHLDRCNEILGARLNTIHNLRYYQRLMAGIRQAIENGNFEEFAKDFYQKIGKPEPSLNIE; encoded by the coding sequence GTGAAATATGAATTACAAACGACTGACGGCAATGCACGCCGTGGTCGCTTAGTCTTTGAGCGCGGCGTGGTGGAAACCCCTGCATTTATGCCAGTAGGAACCTACGGTACAGTTAAGGGGATGACCCCTGAAGAAGTGAAAGAAACTGGCGCTCAAATCTTATTAGGGAATACTTTCCACCTGTGGTTACGCCCGGGTCAAGAAATCATGAAGTTACATGGTGATCTCCATGACTTTATGCAATGGCAAGGGCCAATTTTAACCGATTCAGGTGGCTTTCAGGTCTTTAGTCTTGGTGCGATGCGCAAAATTAAAGAAGAAGGTGTGCATTTTCGCAACCCTATCAACGGTGAAAAAGTTTTCCTAAGTCCTGAAAAGTCGATGGAAATTCAGTATGACCTCGGCTCAGACATTGTCATGATTTTTGACGAGTGTACGCCGTATCCAGCAGATTGGGACTATGCAAAGACATCAATGGAAATGTCGTTGCGTTGGGCTGCACGTAGCCGCCAACGCTTTGACGAACTAAACAATAAAAATGCTTTGTTCGGTATTATTCAAGGTAGTGTTTACGAAGATTTACGTGATATTTCAGTTAAGGGACTGGTGGAAATCGGCTTTGATGGGTACGCTGTAGGCGGCTTAGCCGTAGGCGAACCGAAAGAAGATATGCACCGAATTTTAGAACATGTCTGCCCGCAAATTCCAGCTGACAAACCTCGTTATTTAATGGGAGTTGGCAAACCTGAAGATTTAGTTGAAGGGGTTCGCCGTGGTATCGATATGTTCGATTGTGTGATGCCAACACGAAATGCACGAAATGGGCATTTATTTGTGACAAATGGCGTGGTAAAAATTCGTAATGCTAAGTATAAATCAGACACATCAACACTGGATGCTGATTGTGACTGTTATACTTGTCGTCATTATAGCCGTGCTTATCTGCATCACCTTGATAGATGTAATGAAATCCTTGGTGCAAGGCTCAATACCATCCATAATTTACGTTATTACCAGCGTTTGATGGCCGGTATTCGCCAAGCCATAGAAAATGGGAATTTTGAAGAGTTTGCTAAAGATTTTTACCAAAAGATTGGTAAACCCGAACCTTCATTAAATATCGAGTGA
- the yajC gene encoding preprotein translocase subunit YajC has protein sequence MSFFISEAAASAGAPAQGSPYTMVIMLVVFALIFYFMILRPQQKRAKEHRKLMESITKGDEVLTTGGLIGRVTKVSETGYVVLELSENTEVTIKRDFVAAVLPKGTMKAI, from the coding sequence ATGAGTTTTTTTATTTCTGAAGCAGCGGCGTCAGCAGGTGCACCAGCGCAAGGTAGTCCATACACCATGGTTATCATGCTTGTTGTTTTCGCGCTGATCTTCTATTTCATGATTTTGCGTCCACAGCAAAAACGTGCGAAAGAACACCGTAAATTGATGGAATCTATCACTAAAGGTGATGAAGTTTTAACAACTGGCGGTTTAATCGGGCGTGTAACTAAAGTGTCTGAAACCGGTTATGTGGTTCTTGAGTTGAGTGAGAACACAGAAGTAACCATCAAACGTGATTTCGTTGCTGCTGTTTTACCTAAAGGCACAATGAAAGCAATTTAA
- the secD gene encoding protein translocase subunit SecD, whose translation MLNRYPLWKYLMLIFAILIGLLYALPNLYGEDPAVQITGVRGTAANEQTLIQVQKSLKDDKIESKSISLENGAILARFNNSDVQLRAREVIMNALGDQYVVALNLAPATPKWLEAIGGEPMKLGLDLRGGVHFLMEVDMDTALGKLQEQNMDGLRNDLRQEGIAYSSIRKGNDYSVEVRFRNADDRSQAEKALSRKYPDLVFSDGSDNTMIAVMTDERLREARNYAVSQNITIIRNRVNQLGVAEPLVQRQGADRIVVELPGIQDTARAKEILGATATLEFRLVNTSVDSSAAESGRVPGDSEVKYDREGMPYVLYKRVILTGDHITDSTSEADENGQPQVSISLDSAGGSIMSDFTRDNQDKLMATLFVEYKDSGKKDATGRSILVKDEKVINAARISARFGSKFRITGITNGTEARQLSLLLRAGALIAPIQIVEERTIGPTLGMQNIEQGLKACIAGLLASILFMIIYYRKFGLIASSALLANLVLIVGVMSLLPGATLTMPGIAGIVLTLAVAVDANVLINERIKEELKNGRSVQQAIHEGYKGAFSSITDANLTTLITAIILYAVGTGSIKGFAITTAIGVATSMFTAIVGTRAIVNLLYGGKRINKLSI comes from the coding sequence GTGCTAAACCGTTATCCTTTGTGGAAGTATCTGATGTTGATCTTTGCGATCCTCATCGGTTTGCTTTATGCACTTCCAAACCTATATGGTGAGGATCCGGCTGTTCAGATCACTGGCGTGCGGGGAACCGCCGCCAATGAACAAACGCTGATCCAAGTCCAAAAATCGTTAAAAGACGATAAAATTGAGAGTAAATCTATCTCTCTAGAAAATGGGGCAATTTTAGCCCGATTCAACAACTCTGATGTTCAGTTACGTGCGCGTGAAGTGATCATGAATGCACTGGGTGACCAGTATGTTGTTGCATTAAACCTTGCACCTGCAACGCCTAAGTGGCTCGAAGCGATCGGTGGTGAACCGATGAAGCTTGGTCTTGATCTGCGTGGTGGGGTTCACTTCCTGATGGAAGTTGATATGGACACTGCATTAGGTAAATTGCAGGAACAAAACATGGATGGTTTGCGTAATGACCTGCGTCAAGAAGGCATTGCGTACTCTTCTATTCGTAAAGGCAATGATTACAGCGTGGAAGTTCGCTTCCGTAACGCGGACGATCGTAGCCAAGCTGAAAAAGCATTGTCTCGTAAATACCCAGACTTAGTCTTTAGTGATGGCAGCGATAACACCATGATTGCTGTTATGACCGACGAGCGTTTACGTGAAGCACGTAACTATGCAGTTTCTCAGAACATTACTATTATTCGCAACCGTGTAAACCAATTAGGTGTTGCGGAGCCACTCGTTCAACGCCAAGGTGCTGACCGAATTGTGGTTGAATTACCCGGTATCCAAGATACTGCTCGCGCAAAAGAAATTTTAGGTGCGACTGCGACATTAGAATTCCGTTTGGTGAATACTTCAGTCGATTCTTCCGCAGCAGAAAGTGGCCGTGTACCAGGTGATTCAGAAGTTAAATATGACCGTGAAGGCATGCCTTACGTTTTATATAAGCGTGTGATCTTAACGGGTGACCATATTACGGATTCAACCTCTGAAGCGGATGAAAATGGCCAACCACAAGTGAGTATCAGTCTTGATAGTGCTGGTGGTTCTATCATGTCTGACTTTACACGTGATAACCAAGACAAGCTGATGGCAACGCTGTTTGTTGAATACAAAGACAGTGGTAAAAAAGATGCAACTGGCCGTTCAATTTTGGTGAAAGATGAAAAGGTCATCAATGCGGCACGTATTTCTGCGCGTTTTGGTAGCAAATTCCGTATTACGGGTATTACTAACGGTACTGAAGCTCGCCAGCTTTCATTACTGTTACGTGCTGGTGCGTTGATTGCGCCAATCCAAATTGTTGAAGAACGTACCATTGGTCCAACACTGGGTATGCAAAATATCGAGCAAGGGCTAAAAGCGTGTATCGCAGGTCTGTTAGCTTCTATCCTGTTTATGATTATTTATTATCGTAAATTTGGTCTGATTGCGAGTAGTGCGCTGTTAGCAAACTTGGTGTTAATTGTTGGTGTTATGTCCTTATTACCGGGGGCAACGCTGACCATGCCAGGTATTGCGGGGATTGTATTAACCCTTGCAGTTGCAGTCGATGCTAACGTTCTTATTAACGAACGGATTAAAGAAGAGCTCAAGAACGGTCGATCTGTTCAGCAAGCGATTCATGAAGGGTATAAAGGCGCCTTCTCAAGTATTACAGACGCAAACTTAACGACACTTATCACTGCGATTATTCTATATGCAGTGGGTACTGGGTCTATTAAAGGCTTTGCGATTACGACAGCGATTGGTGTCGCAACCTCTATGTTTACAGCTATCGTCGGTACACGTGCTATCGTGAACCTGCTTTACGGCGGTAAACGTATTAACAAGCTGTCAATTTAA
- the secF gene encoding protein translocase subunit SecF, protein MAQDYTVEQLNYGRKVYDFMRWDNVAFSISIVLLIASFVIIGVKGFNWGLDFTGGTVIEINLSQPADLDKIRDSLSNSNHKDPLIQNFGSSRDIMIRIPPIEGTAGQEVGKEIITIINQSVDDKATVKRIEFVGPSVGAELAQTGALALLTALICILIYVGFRFEWRLAAGAVLSLAHDVVITLGILSLFHIEIDMTIVASLMSVIGYSLNDSIVVSDRIRENFRKIRRGTPYEIMNVSLTQTLSRTIMTSATTLLVVLMLYLFGGAMLEGFSLVMLIGVTIGTISSIYVASALALKMGMKREHLMQAKVEKEGADQESLLP, encoded by the coding sequence GTGGCACAGGATTATACTGTTGAACAATTGAACTATGGTCGTAAAGTTTATGACTTTATGCGCTGGGACAACGTTGCCTTTAGCATTTCTATCGTATTACTGATTGCTTCTTTTGTGATTATCGGCGTCAAGGGTTTTAACTGGGGCTTAGATTTCACAGGTGGTACGGTAATTGAAATCAACTTAAGTCAGCCAGCTGATTTGGATAAAATTCGTGATAGCTTGTCTAACTCGAACCATAAAGATCCACTAATCCAAAACTTTGGTAGCAGCCGCGACATCATGATCCGTATCCCGCCTATTGAAGGCACCGCGGGTCAAGAAGTCGGCAAAGAAATTATCACGATTATCAACCAAAGTGTGGATGATAAAGCAACCGTAAAACGCATTGAATTCGTGGGGCCAAGTGTTGGGGCTGAATTGGCGCAAACAGGGGCTTTGGCTCTGTTAACTGCGTTGATTTGTATCCTAATCTATGTTGGGTTCCGTTTTGAATGGCGCTTGGCTGCGGGTGCCGTGCTATCTCTTGCGCATGACGTGGTGATTACTTTAGGTATTCTGTCTTTGTTCCATATTGAGATAGATATGACTATCGTGGCGTCATTGATGTCGGTTATCGGTTACTCGCTGAACGACAGTATCGTTGTATCAGACCGTATCCGTGAAAACTTCCGTAAAATTCGTCGTGGGACACCGTACGAAATCATGAACGTCTCTTTGACGCAAACATTGAGCCGTACCATTATGACATCAGCAACCACATTATTAGTGGTTCTGATGCTATACCTGTTCGGTGGCGCAATGTTGGAAGGCTTCTCATTGGTTATGTTAATCGGTGTAACTATCGGTACTATCTCATCTATTTACGTGGCTTCTGCACTAGCACTGAAGATGGGTATGAAGCGTGAACACTTGATGCAAGCGAAAGTCGAAAAAGAAGGTGCAGACCAAGAGTCGTTACTGCCTTAG
- the nrdR gene encoding transcriptional regulator NrdR — protein MHCPFCSAVDTKVIDSRLVGEGSQVRRRRQCLLCHERFTTFEVAELVMPRVIKSDDIREPFDEEKLNRGMQKALEKRPVSSDDIEQAIISIKSQLRATGEREVPSKLIGSLVMDELKKLDKVAYIRFASVYRSFEDVREFGEEIAKLQD, from the coding sequence ATGCACTGCCCATTCTGCTCAGCTGTAGATACGAAAGTTATTGACTCGCGTCTGGTCGGTGAAGGGTCCCAAGTCCGTAGACGCCGCCAATGCTTACTGTGCCATGAACGCTTCACAACCTTTGAAGTGGCTGAACTTGTCATGCCTAGAGTCATTAAAAGCGACGATATTCGTGAGCCTTTTGATGAAGAAAAGCTTAATCGTGGTATGCAAAAGGCATTAGAAAAACGGCCTGTAAGTTCTGATGATATTGAACAAGCTATTATTTCTATTAAATCCCAGCTTAGGGCTACCGGGGAGCGCGAAGTTCCGTCGAAATTAATTGGCAGTTTGGTCATGGATGAGCTGAAAAAGCTCGATAAAGTTGCCTATATCCGTTTTGCTTCTGTTTATCGCAGCTTTGAAGATGTGCGTGAATTTGGCGAAGAAATCGCTAAATTACAGGATTAA
- the ribD gene encoding bifunctional diaminohydroxyphosphoribosylaminopyrimidine deaminase/5-amino-6-(5-phosphoribosylamino)uracil reductase RibD yields MIEQDNMYMARAFELARKGCFTTSPNPNVGCVIVRDGIIVGEGYHQKAGEPHAEVHALRMAGDKAQGATAYVTLEPCSHHGRTPPCAEALIKAGVSRVVAAMQDPNPQVAGRGLYMLSQAGIETRSNVLLNDAEAANRGFLKRMRTGFPYIQLKLAASLDGKTALESGESKWITSSAARKDVQALRAEASAILSTSSTVVADDPSLTVRWNELPSDIQQVYPENQVRQPIRIVLDNHNRVTSGHKVTQLDGECWLVRSNPDENAVWQGQVEQLAVPADENGTDLVILMMQLAKRNVNSIWVEAGAKLAGSLLKLGLVDELIVYIAPKLLGNSARGLVDFPPLNALIDAPKFEFTEVKQVGPDLRVRLRPVW; encoded by the coding sequence ATGATTGAACAAGACAACATGTATATGGCTCGTGCTTTTGAGTTGGCACGAAAAGGGTGTTTTACCACATCACCTAATCCAAATGTCGGGTGTGTGATTGTGCGTGATGGTATTATTGTCGGTGAAGGGTATCATCAAAAAGCGGGGGAACCCCACGCTGAAGTCCATGCACTAAGAATGGCAGGAGATAAAGCGCAAGGGGCAACGGCTTATGTCACCCTTGAGCCTTGCAGTCATCATGGTCGTACCCCACCTTGTGCAGAGGCGCTGATCAAAGCGGGTGTAAGCCGCGTTGTTGCTGCCATGCAAGACCCAAACCCTCAAGTTGCGGGCCGTGGCCTGTATATGTTGTCGCAAGCAGGGATTGAAACGCGCAGTAATGTTTTATTAAACGATGCTGAAGCGGCAAACCGCGGCTTTTTAAAACGTATGCGTACCGGGTTTCCTTATATCCAGTTGAAACTTGCCGCTTCACTCGATGGCAAAACCGCCCTTGAATCAGGGGAAAGTAAATGGATTACCAGCTCGGCAGCTCGCAAAGATGTACAAGCTCTTCGAGCCGAGGCTAGCGCTATCTTAAGTACGAGCAGCACGGTTGTTGCTGATGACCCTTCTTTAACGGTACGTTGGAACGAGCTCCCATCAGACATCCAACAAGTTTATCCAGAAAACCAAGTGCGCCAGCCCATTCGTATTGTGTTGGATAACCACAATCGTGTGACTTCTGGCCATAAAGTCACTCAATTAGATGGTGAATGCTGGTTAGTGCGTTCAAACCCAGATGAAAATGCAGTATGGCAAGGGCAAGTTGAGCAACTCGCTGTTCCTGCTGATGAAAACGGCACCGATCTCGTTATTTTGATGATGCAATTGGCTAAACGTAATGTGAATAGCATTTGGGTTGAAGCAGGGGCAAAACTTGCAGGCTCATTGCTTAAGTTAGGTTTAGTGGATGAGCTGATTGTCTATATTGCGCCTAAATTATTAGGAAATAGCGCTCGAGGCCTGGTGGACTTCCCACCGCTTAATGCCCTTATTGATGCGCCAAAATTTGAATTTACAGAAGTGAAGCAAGTCGGGCCAGACCTACGCGTCAGGCTTCGTCCCGTATGGTAA
- the ribE gene encoding 6,7-dimethyl-8-ribityllumazine synthase, with amino-acid sequence MNVIKGVVAAPQARVAIAIARFNNFINDSLLEGAVDALERIGQVSNDNITIVWVPGAYELPLTTKALVETNKYDAVIALGTVIRGGTAHFEYVAGECSSGLSHVAMNSEVPVTFGVLTTENIEQAIERAGTKAGNKGAEAALTALEMINVIKAIKGK; translated from the coding sequence ATGAACGTAATTAAAGGTGTTGTTGCTGCTCCACAAGCGCGTGTTGCTATCGCTATCGCTCGTTTTAACAACTTTATTAATGATAGTCTGCTGGAAGGTGCTGTTGATGCGTTAGAGCGCATTGGTCAGGTTTCAAATGACAACATCACAATTGTGTGGGTTCCAGGCGCTTATGAGCTACCGTTGACCACAAAAGCATTAGTTGAAACTAATAAATATGATGCAGTAATTGCATTAGGTACCGTTATTCGTGGTGGTACAGCTCACTTTGAATATGTTGCAGGTGAATGTAGTTCCGGCCTATCTCATGTCGCGATGAACAGTGAAGTGCCAGTGACTTTTGGTGTGTTAACCACTGAAAATATCGAACAAGCCATTGAACGTGCGGGTACTAAAGCAGGTAATAAAGGTGCTGAAGCTGCACTGACAGCACTTGAAATGATTAATGTAATTAAGGCCATCAAAGGCAAATAA
- the nusB gene encoding transcription antitermination factor NusB, with protein MKPAARRRARECAVQAIYSWQLSGNPIAEVEYEFIAEQDMSDVDVNYFRELLSGVATNATKLDQLMAPYLSRQLEELGQVEKAILRVSMFELSFREDVPYKVAINEGIELAKVFGAEDSHKFVNGVLDKAAPAVRRKK; from the coding sequence GTGAAACCTGCTGCTCGTCGCCGCGCTCGTGAGTGTGCTGTACAGGCCATTTATTCATGGCAATTATCTGGCAATCCAATTGCTGAAGTGGAATATGAGTTTATTGCTGAACAGGACATGTCAGACGTTGACGTAAACTATTTTCGTGAACTGTTATCAGGTGTTGCGACCAACGCGACAAAACTTGATCAACTGATGGCGCCTTATTTATCTCGTCAGCTAGAAGAGTTAGGGCAGGTAGAAAAAGCGATTTTACGTGTCTCCATGTTTGAATTAAGTTTCCGTGAAGACGTACCTTATAAAGTTGCAATCAACGAAGGTATTGAATTAGCGAAAGTTTTTGGCGCAGAAGATAGCCATAAATTTGTTAACGGTGTATTAGACAAAGCGGCACCTGCAGTTCGTCGTAAAAAATAA
- the thiL gene encoding thiamine-phosphate kinase, with protein sequence MSYGEFDLIARYFNRQTTNRRDVNIGIGDDCALMTIPEKQQLAVSTDTLVSGIHFLPTISPADLAYKSLASNLSDLAAMGADPAWVSLAITLPCVDCDWLQSFSDSLFEQLNYYGMQLIGGDTTRGPMSLTYTVHGLVPNGKAMSRAGARNGDWIYVTGTLGDSAAGLAILQDKLNVENVEHQEWLIARHLRPQPRILQGQALRNLASSAIDISDGLVSDLNHILKASGCGARINLDALPQSEALKQSCSIEQGRLWSLSGGEDYELCFTVPEINRGALEMALAHTGSGFTCIGQIKPQSEGISYFCNNQEVDVNLKGFDHFVSEGA encoded by the coding sequence ATGTCATATGGCGAATTTGACCTCATCGCGCGTTATTTTAACCGTCAAACCACTAACCGACGTGATGTTAATATCGGTATTGGCGATGATTGTGCGTTGATGACCATTCCAGAAAAACAGCAACTTGCAGTAAGTACTGACACTCTCGTTTCTGGTATCCATTTCCTACCTACCATTTCACCGGCTGATCTTGCTTATAAATCATTAGCATCTAATTTAAGTGACCTTGCAGCGATGGGCGCAGACCCTGCATGGGTTTCCTTAGCCATTACATTGCCTTGTGTTGATTGCGATTGGTTGCAATCTTTCAGTGATAGCTTGTTTGAACAGCTTAATTATTATGGAATGCAATTGATTGGTGGTGACACAACTCGTGGGCCAATGAGTTTAACGTATACGGTTCATGGTTTAGTACCAAATGGTAAGGCGATGTCTCGCGCAGGAGCGCGTAATGGCGATTGGATTTATGTCACTGGTACTCTCGGTGATAGCGCGGCAGGCTTAGCTATTTTGCAAGACAAACTGAATGTTGAAAATGTAGAGCATCAAGAATGGCTAATTGCGCGCCATTTACGTCCGCAGCCACGGATTTTACAAGGCCAAGCGTTGAGAAACCTGGCTTCTTCTGCAATTGATATTTCGGATGGTTTAGTTTCCGATCTTAACCATATCTTGAAAGCGAGTGGTTGTGGTGCACGGATTAATTTAGATGCATTGCCTCAATCAGAAGCGTTGAAACAAAGTTGTAGTATTGAGCAAGGGCGTTTATGGTCTTTGAGTGGTGGTGAAGATTACGAACTCTGTTTTACTGTTCCTGAAATTAATCGTGGAGCGTTAGAGATGGCATTAGCGCATACGGGGTCAGGCTTTACGTGTATCGGGCAAATTAAGCCGCAGTCTGAAGGAATTAGCTACTTTTGCAATAACCAAGAAGTTGATGTAAACCTAAAAGGTTTCGATCATTTTGTTTCGGAAGGTGCATAG
- the pgpA gene encoding phosphatidylglycerophosphatase A, with product MASRQEKAEAKKRLTMRNPWHLLATGFGSGLSPIVPGTMGSLAAIPFWLLMANMPIWSVWVLIIVGFWIGCLICQRTSDDMKIHDHGSIVWDEFIGMWITLMAIPVVDYEWVITAFFIFRIYDMWKPWPIRFFDRKVSGGFGIMIDDIIAAIFAYVTIWLLVWYDIMPFSTN from the coding sequence ATGGCAAGTCGCCAAGAAAAAGCGGAAGCAAAAAAACGGCTAACTATGCGTAATCCTTGGCACTTATTGGCTACGGGGTTTGGTAGTGGCCTTTCTCCTATTGTGCCTGGCACAATGGGCTCTCTTGCTGCGATACCTTTCTGGTTATTAATGGCAAACATGCCAATTTGGAGTGTGTGGGTACTCATTATCGTGGGTTTTTGGATTGGTTGCCTAATTTGCCAACGCACTTCCGACGATATGAAAATTCATGACCATGGCAGTATTGTTTGGGATGAATTTATTGGGATGTGGATTACGCTAATGGCGATCCCAGTTGTTGATTATGAGTGGGTCATTACCGCCTTCTTTATTTTCCGCATTTACGACATGTGGAAGCCATGGCCAATACGGTTTTTTGACCGAAAAGTCAGCGGCGGTTTTGGTATTATGATTGACGATATCATTGCGGCGATTTTTGCTTATGTCACTATTTGGTTGTTGGTTTGGTATGACATTATGCCATTCTCAACCAACTAA
- a CDS encoding MFS transporter, which translates to MKPKSFDDIQFSSVHRRIMLWGSGGPFLDGYVLVLIGVALEQLTPVLSLSSEWIGLLGAATLAGLFIGTSLFGYICDQVGRRKMFLIDIVAIGAISVATMFVSTPMELLIMRFLIGIVIGADYPIATSMITEFSNTKQRAFAVGFIAAMWYVGATCANLVGYMLYDVEDGWRWMLGSSVIPCIIILIGRFDLPESPLWLIRKGRVKECEKMMEKLFGQPVVFEAEEQQKTHFIQLFTKRHFSFVLFTAIIWTCQVIPMFAIYTFGPQIVGQLGWDQGKNAALGNVVISLFFMLGCLPAMYWLNKMGRRPLLIGSFAIMTLALAILGLFSNLGICLVIIMFGIYAFFSGGPGILQWLYPNELFPTDIRASAVGVIMSISRIGTIFSTWALPLFITKYGVSSVVLMGAGVSLLGLIVSILFAPETKGLTLAQTSVMGIRRKKK; encoded by the coding sequence ATGAAACCAAAAAGTTTTGATGATATCCAATTTTCCTCCGTTCATCGGCGGATTATGCTTTGGGGCAGTGGAGGGCCTTTTCTGGATGGTTATGTATTAGTCCTGATCGGCGTTGCCTTAGAACAACTCACACCCGTATTAAGCTTAAGTAGTGAATGGATTGGCTTATTAGGCGCTGCAACATTAGCGGGTCTATTCATCGGTACTTCTCTATTCGGCTATATTTGCGACCAAGTCGGTCGTCGTAAAATGTTTTTAATTGATATTGTTGCCATTGGTGCTATTTCAGTGGCGACCATGTTTGTCTCAACACCGATGGAGCTGCTTATCATGCGGTTCTTAATCGGGATAGTAATAGGTGCGGACTACCCAATTGCAACGTCAATGATCACTGAGTTTTCCAATACTAAACAGCGCGCATTTGCTGTCGGGTTTATTGCGGCTATGTGGTATGTGGGTGCAACCTGTGCCAATCTCGTCGGTTATATGTTGTATGACGTGGAAGATGGCTGGCGCTGGATGCTTGGTAGCTCAGTGATCCCTTGTATTATCATTTTGATTGGTCGTTTTGATTTACCTGAATCACCTCTTTGGCTGATCCGCAAAGGGCGCGTTAAAGAATGCGAAAAAATGATGGAAAAGCTGTTTGGTCAGCCTGTGGTATTCGAAGCCGAAGAACAACAAAAAACACATTTCATCCAATTATTCACTAAGCGCCATTTTTCTTTTGTTCTATTCACTGCCATTATTTGGACCTGCCAAGTGATCCCGATGTTTGCAATTTACACCTTTGGCCCACAAATTGTTGGGCAATTGGGCTGGGATCAGGGGAAAAATGCCGCACTGGGTAACGTGGTTATTAGCTTATTCTTTATGTTAGGCTGTTTACCCGCGATGTATTGGTTAAATAAAATGGGCCGGCGACCACTATTGATTGGTAGCTTTGCGATTATGACCCTTGCTCTTGCCATACTTGGTTTATTCTCAAACCTCGGTATTTGCCTTGTAATTATTATGTTTGGTATTTACGCATTCTTTTCAGGCGGCCCGGGTATTTTACAATGGCTTTACCCTAACGAACTGTTTCCAACAGATATTCGTGCCTCTGCCGTTGGGGTAATTATGTCCATCAGCCGTATTGGAACCATTTTTTCAACGTGGGCATTACCGCTGTTTATCACTAAATATGGGGTCAGTTCAGTGGTATTAATGGGGGCAGGTGTTTCTTTGCTCGGACTGATTGTTTCGATCCTGTTTGCGCCAGAGACCAAAGGCTTAACCCTAGCACAAACCTCCGTGATGGGTATTCGGCGCAAAAAGAAGTAA
- the fixX gene encoding ferredoxin-like protein FixX, with translation MSNPVNVDVKLGINKFNVDEENPHIVIKEHPDMNVLETLTKACPAGLYKKQEDGSVRFDYAGCLECGTCRILGLGSALEKWEYPRGTFGIEFRYG, from the coding sequence ATGAGTAATCCAGTCAACGTTGATGTCAAACTCGGCATTAATAAATTTAATGTCGATGAAGAAAACCCGCATATTGTGATAAAAGAGCATCCAGATATGAATGTGCTCGAAACATTAACTAAAGCTTGCCCAGCGGGATTATATAAAAAACAAGAGGACGGCTCAGTACGTTTCGATTATGCCGGTTGTCTTGAATGTGGAACCTGCCGCATTCTTGGCTTAGGTAGTGCATTAGAAAAATGGGAATACCCACGCGGCACTTTCGGTATTGAATTTCGTTACGGCTGA